Proteins found in one Vicinamibacteria bacterium genomic segment:
- a CDS encoding GAF domain-containing protein — protein sequence MDLRRVEKQRTQLLQFVLFLLLVMLAVISYSSFASRQEGLVPWLTVVSLFACLYAIGKERRLRELERSLSRKLVEEQARSTGLEARLQELSGLYRAISAVNSVVEAERTFDTVLRAALDLVDGNRGSIMILNETRHLVIAASRGISETVVTETRQPMGSGVAGWVAENGEPVLLGDEPEGYERFRDLVPHKEKVHYAMSVPLQLRGEIMGVLNVGVTNESSRDAFTAYDLRITTIFAQHASVAIENARMRLNELIAVYRR from the coding sequence ATGGATCTCAGACGGGTAGAAAAACAGCGGACCCAGCTACTTCAATTCGTCCTATTCCTCCTCTTGGTCATGCTTGCCGTCATCAGCTATTCGAGCTTTGCGAGCCGGCAGGAAGGGCTGGTGCCGTGGCTTACGGTCGTGTCCCTGTTTGCCTGCCTCTACGCCATTGGTAAGGAACGACGTCTGCGCGAGCTGGAGAGAAGCCTTAGCCGAAAGCTCGTGGAGGAGCAGGCCAGATCTACCGGGCTGGAGGCTCGTTTGCAGGAGCTATCGGGGCTCTACCGGGCCATCAGCGCGGTGAACTCGGTGGTGGAGGCAGAACGCACGTTCGATACGGTCCTGCGCGCCGCGCTCGATCTCGTCGACGGGAACAGGGGCTCGATCATGATCTTGAATGAAACCCGGCACCTGGTGATCGCAGCGTCCCGAGGAATCAGCGAAACCGTCGTAACCGAGACCCGGCAGCCTATGGGTTCGGGCGTCGCCGGTTGGGTTGCCGAGAATGGCGAGCCCGTCCTTCTCGGTGACGAGCCCGAGGGTTACGAGCGATTCAGAGATCTCGTCCCCCACAAGGAGAAGGTCCACTACGCCATGTCGGTTCCACTCCAGCTGAGGGGCGAGATCATGGGCGTGCTCAACGTGGGAGTTACCAACGAGTCGTCTCGGGACGCCTTTACCGCCTACGACCTGCGAATCACGACGATCTTCGCCCAGCACGCTTCCGTAGCCATCGAGAACGCCCGAATGCGCCTGAACGAGCTCATCGCCGTCTACCGACGCTAG